In a single window of the Elaeis guineensis isolate ETL-2024a chromosome 8, EG11, whole genome shotgun sequence genome:
- the LOC105049852 gene encoding polygalacturonase-like, whose amino-acid sequence MVFCPGINRRHDHEDRHQDRRRLHLYRPWHSEPMDRAGHLWAWTWHKHWSLGKGFDERGTENVTVKTAVFTGTENGLRIKTWGRPSDGFVKGVVFEHALMQNVRNPIIIDQNYCPEERGCPEQNSGIKISQVTYSDIQDHLHHWDSKF is encoded by the exons ATGGTGTTTTGTCCAGGCATCAACCGACGTCACGATCATGAGGACCGGCATCAAGACAGGCGACGACTGCATCTCTATCGGCCCTGGCACAGCGAACCTATGGATCGAGCAGGTCACCTGTGGGCCTGGACATGGCATAAG CATTGGAGCCTGGGGAAGGGGTTTGACGAGAGGGGTACGGAGAACGTAACGGTGAAGACGGCGGTGTTCACGGGAACGGAAAACGGGCTGCGGATCAAGACGTGGGGCAGGCCGAGCGACGGGTTCGTTAAGGGAGTGGTGTTCGAGCACGCGTTGATGCAAAATGTCCGAAACCCCATAATCATTGACCAGAATTACTGCCCCGAGGAGAGAGGATGCCCTGAGCAG AATTCTGGCATAAAGATCAGCCAGGTGACTTACAGTGATATACAAGATCATCTGCATCACTGGGACAGCAAATTTTGA